Proteins co-encoded in one Armatimonadota bacterium genomic window:
- a CDS encoding retropepsin-like aspartic protease, translated as MPSQEAKKLSAASVDESSVTAADALGAIQDDASVRNEARMPPLMYQGTFQGHDIMIMVDSGASGDYISADWVDRHKIQVQGTPTAIQVADGSVTHTLGHTKPGTMRIDGYQTAITPKVIPLWEPLLVLGGGWLKRANPAINWQTDEAVIKIKQREYHLKPTNASQGIPVVSAIQYKDVRSEDDEVYVIRSKSDAPLDNNPQVQAVLKDFADVFPENLPNELPPSRAIDFEIELEPGHTPPSRPTYRLSSEELAELKKTLDDLLSRGFIQPNVSPFGAPILFVKKKDGSR; from the coding sequence GTGCCCTCTCAAGAAGCAAAAAAACTCAGTGCGGCGTCAGTAGACGAGTCGAGCGTTACTGCCGCCGATGCTCTAGGAGCAATTCAAGATGATGCGTCAGTCAGGAACGAGGCGCGGATGCCGCCTCTCATGTATCAAGGGACGTTTCAAGGACATGACATCATGATCATGGTAGACTCCGGCGCATCCGGGGACTACATCTCGGCCGATTGGGTCGATCGGCACAAGATTCAAGTTCAAGGCACTCCAACGGCGATTCAAGTTGCCGACGGTAGCGTGACGCATACCCTAGGTCACACCAAACCCGGCACGATGCGCATTGACGGTTACCAAACGGCAATCACTCCAAAAGTGATTCCCCTTTGGGAGCCTTTGCTTGTGCTCGGTGGAGGTTGGCTTAAAAGGGCAAACCCCGCTATCAATTGGCAAACTGATGAGGCCGTCATCAAGATCAAGCAACGGGAATATCATCTAAAGCCAACCAACGCGAGTCAAGGCATTCCGGTTGTTTCGGCAATCCAGTACAAAGACGTTCGCTCCGAGGATGACGAGGTCTATGTCATTCGGAGTAAATCCGACGCACCTCTCGACAACAACCCTCAAGTTCAAGCGGTTTTGAAGGATTTCGCGGACGTTTTCCCCGAGAACCTTCCAAACGAGCTACCTCCGTCCAGAGCCATTGATTTCGAGATCGAGTTGGAACCCGGTCACACTCCGCCAAGCCGGCCAACCTACCGGTTGTCATCCGAGGAACTCGCCGAGTTGAAGAAAACCCTTGACGACCTTTTGTCTAGGGGGTTTATTCAGCCAAACGTGTCTCCGTTCGGTGCACCGATCCTTTTTGTCAAGAAAAAGGATGGGAGCAGG